From Numida meleagris isolate 19003 breed g44 Domestic line chromosome 4, NumMel1.0, whole genome shotgun sequence, the proteins below share one genomic window:
- the RHOH gene encoding rho-related GTP-binding protein RhoH, with translation MLDSIKCVLVGDSAVGKTSLLVRFISDTFPDNYRPTVYENTGVDVFMDGVQISLGLWDTSGSDAFKGIRPLSYQQADVVLMCYSVANHNSFLNLRSKWIGEIRNHLPRIPVLVVATQTDQRETGPYRSSCISSMDGKRLAQDVRAKGYLECSALSNRGVQQVFEYAVRTAVNQAKRQNRRKLFSINECKIF, from the coding sequence ATGTTGGATTCTATCAAGTGCGTGCTGGTGGGAGACTCTGCAGTGGGAAAAACATCTCTCTTGGTACGTTTCATCTCTGACACTTTTCCAGACAACTACAGACCCACTGTGTACGAGAACACTGGAGTGGATGTCTTCATGGATGGCGTACAGATCAGCCTAGGACTTTGGGACACATCTGGAAGCGATGCCTTCAAAGGCATTCGCCCCCTCTCCTACCAGCAGGCAGATGTGGTGTTAATGTGCTACTCTGTGGCAAACCACAATTCCTTTCTAAACCTGAGGAGCAAATGGATTGGCGAGATCCGCAACCACCTGCCCCGCATCCCTGTTTTGGTGGTGGCCACGCAGACCGATCAGCGCGAAACGGGGCCCTACCGCTCCTCTTGCATCAGCTCGATGGATGGCAAGCGCCTCGCCCAGGATGTGCGAGCCAAAGGCTACTTGGAGTGCTCAGCCCTCAGCAACCGCGGCGTGCAGCAGGTGTTTGAGTATGCTGTGCGGACAGCAGTCAATCAAGCCAAGAGGCAGAACAGGAGGAAGCTCTTCTCCATTAACGAGTGCAAGATCTTCTGA